In Hyphomicrobiales bacterium, the genomic stretch GATCAGGTCTTGATGAATATATTGTACGACCCACGGATCAAGCCGGGCATGTCTAAGTCGCAAGTTGCGAAAATTTTGCCAACAGTAATGCATGACTGCCTAAAGCGGCTCAACTTGATTGAGCCGCAAAGCTAAGTTGCCTGACAAGGTTTCTAATAAAGGCTTCTGGCAAGGTTTCAGGCGATAAAACCAGCAAGTTTCGTTAACCATTCTTCCCAACCATTTGCTAACCTTAAGCGATGATTTACGGCTCACAGCTGCGTGAGGCGGGCAAACGTTTACTATTTAGCGCCCTGCTTCACGTACTCTATTGGCAAGGCGCTGTGTTTTTGGCGCCCTTTGTTTGAGACGAATTGTAGAGAGTACGTCACATGTTTGAAAAAACCTTATCCCGTTTGACCCTTGCGGGTCTCGGAATACTCATGGGCGGTGCAATGTTAATTGCGCCGGCAGAAGCAGGAAGCCGCTACGGGGAACAACCTCCTGTTGTTCTAAGTCCTGATTTAACAGAACCATGGCAATTACAACTAACCACACCGCGTAGCGCGAAAGTGGTTACTCGATCTTCTAAATCCTTTGCGCGTCAAAAACGCCAAAATCGCAAGAACAAACGCGCTAAACATGGTTATTCCACTTCCGCGCTTGCAACGGGTGCTTCCCTTCGCACGAAGAAGAAACAGCAGCGTTATTCAACAACACAACGTAGCCGCGAATTACCTAAGCGCTTTTTGCCACAAGTTGTTGAATATAATACCAATCAAAAACCAGGCACGATCGTGATCGATACGACAAGCCGTTACCTATATCTCGTATTGGGCAATGGTGAAGCGCGCAGATACGGCGTTGGTGTTGGCAAACAAGGCTTCGGCTGGACAGGCTCTGAACGCGTAACCCGTAAAGCAGAATGGCCATCATGGCGTCCGCCAGCAGAAATGATTGCCCGCGAACGTAAAAAAGGCCGCATCTTGCCTGCTTTCATGCCAGGTGGTGTTGAAAACCCAATGGGCGCACGCGGTATCTACCTCGGCTCCACCCTTTACCGCATCCACGGCACCAATGCGCCTTGGACAATCGGTCAGGCTGTTTCATCAGGCTGCTTCCGTATGCGCAATGAGGATGTTAGCGATCTTTACCCACGGGTAAAACTCGGCGCAAAGGTTGTTGTAATCTAACGATTACTTTTGAACCCTAAAAACAAAAAAGCCCCGACATTCACGTCGGGGCTTTTTTATTTATGCGTGTTTTTATCCTGCGCCTTATTCAGCCGCTTCTGCAATTGTTGCTACCCGTTTATCTAAGCCATTCTTCGCAACGACTGTCGGGATTTCCCCGCCATAAACCCAGTTGAGCAATTCGATGGTATGCACGATTGGAATATTGGCCCCATCATCCGCCATGCCATTTGCAATTTGCGTGATGCAGCCAATGTTACCTGCCGCAATCATATCCGGTTTGATGCTTTTGATGTTCTTGATTTTGCGATCACGCAATTTGCCTGCGATTTCTGGCTGCAT encodes the following:
- a CDS encoding L,D-transpeptidase, which codes for MGGAMLIAPAEAGSRYGEQPPVVLSPDLTEPWQLQLTTPRSAKVVTRSSKSFARQKRQNRKNKRAKHGYSTSALATGASLRTKKKQQRYSTTQRSRELPKRFLPQVVEYNTNQKPGTIVIDTTSRYLYLVLGNGEARRYGVGVGKQGFGWTGSERVTRKAEWPSWRPPAEMIARERKKGRILPAFMPGGVENPMGARGIYLGSTLYRIHGTNAPWTIGQAVSSGCFRMRNEDVSDLYPRVKLGAKVVVI